In Leucobacter sp. CX169, a single genomic region encodes these proteins:
- a CDS encoding bifunctional 2-polyprenyl-6-hydroxyphenol methylase/3-demethylubiquinol 3-O-methyltransferase UbiG has translation MDSAVDSFATNRANWDERAPIHAASTSYAVDQFPTDPALLSDVVRFDRERLGDLTGLRALHLQCHIGTDTLSLARLGATTTGLDFSAASLREARQLAEAAGEPITYVESNVYDAPSALDQRRFDLIYTGIGALCWLPDIERWAAVVAELLAPGGRLFLREAHPMLYALDEERVDDLVLRYPYFETPDPLVWLDSSTYADPTAHITAATTHEWNHSIGEIITALLGQGLTLTSFVEHQSVPWEALPGRMTLRNDGEYVLNEHPERLPLTYTLTAERRD, from the coding sequence GGCGTCGACCAGCTACGCCGTGGACCAGTTCCCTACTGATCCCGCGCTCCTCAGCGATGTCGTGCGCTTCGATCGGGAGCGTCTCGGTGACCTGACCGGGCTCCGCGCGCTGCACCTGCAGTGCCACATCGGAACGGACACCCTCTCGCTCGCGCGCCTCGGCGCCACCACGACGGGGCTCGACTTTTCCGCCGCCTCGCTCCGGGAAGCGCGGCAGCTCGCCGAGGCCGCAGGCGAGCCGATCACTTACGTTGAGTCCAACGTGTACGACGCACCCTCAGCCCTCGATCAGCGGCGGTTCGACCTCATCTATACCGGCATCGGCGCTCTGTGCTGGCTGCCAGACATCGAACGTTGGGCGGCGGTGGTGGCCGAGCTGCTTGCCCCCGGCGGCCGGCTCTTTCTGCGGGAGGCCCACCCCATGCTGTACGCGCTGGACGAAGAGCGCGTCGATGATCTCGTGCTCCGCTACCCCTATTTTGAGACACCGGATCCCCTCGTCTGGCTTGACAGCAGCACCTACGCTGACCCGACGGCGCACATCACGGCGGCCACCACGCACGAGTGGAACCACAGCATCGGCGAAATCATCACCGCGCTGCTCGGACAGGGCCTCACGCTGACGTCCTTCGTCGAGCACCAGAGCGTCCCGTGGGAGGCGCTCCCAGGCCGCATGACGCTCCGCAACGACGGAGAGTATGTATTGAACGAGCACCCGGAACGGCTGCCGCTCACGTACACGTTGACCGCCGAGCGCCGCGACTAG
- the aceE gene encoding pyruvate dehydrogenase (acetyl-transferring), homodimeric type, with protein MVVNTQDPYAPNRDDQDPQETAEWRESLQQLVTAHGPARAREIMTSLLAQSRELHLNVPQVPTTDYVNTIASENEPSFPGDEDLERQYRSWIRWNAAMTVHRAQRPGVGVGGHLSSYASAASLYEVGFNHFFRGQDHPGGGDQIFFQGHASPGIYARAFLEGRLSADQLDGFRQEKSHATGGLPSYPHPRLLPSFWQFPTVSMGLGPINAIYQAQLNKYVTNRGIKDASDQHVWAFLGDGEMDEVESRGQLQVAANEGLDNLTFVVNCNLQRLDGPVRGNGKIIQELESYFRGAGWNVIKVVWGREWDDLLNRDSSGALLNLMNVTPDGDYQTYKSENGAYVREHFFGRDERALALVEGYTDDQVWGLRRGGHDYRKVHAAYQQAMNHKGQPTVILAKTIKGYGLGPHFEARNATHQMKKMTLEDLKLFRDTMHIPISDAQLEADPYLPPYYKPADSDPAIQYVHERRRALGGYLPERRTNYTPVRVPEEKTYAIAKKGSGTQEAATTMIFVRLLKDLMRDKEFGPRIVPIIPDEARTFGMDSYFPTSKIYNPHGQTYTSVDRELLLAYKESAQGVLLHVGINEAGAAAAFTAVGTSYSTQGEPLIPIYIFYSMFGFQRTGDAIWAAGDQMARGFMIGATAGRTTLTGEGLQHADGHSMVLAATNPAVISYDPAYGYEIGHIMRSGLDRMYGGTHPDPNVIYYMSVYNEPIVHPAEPADVDVDGIVRGIHRVSQGAPGALRAQILASGVAVPWAREAADLLQRDWGVSADVWSVTSWSELRRDGVAAEQHNFLHPEAAPRSAYLRDKLAGAEGPFVAVSDWATQVPDQIREFVPGDFAVLGADGFGFSDTRAAARRHFAIDRESVVVRVLQSLAAQGKIDAGVPRQAAAQYRLLDVNAGTTGGAGGEA; from the coding sequence GTGGTTGTGAACACCCAGGATCCATACGCACCCAACCGGGATGACCAGGACCCCCAGGAGACAGCGGAGTGGCGCGAGTCGCTCCAGCAGCTCGTGACGGCCCACGGGCCCGCCCGGGCGCGCGAGATCATGACGAGCCTCCTCGCACAGTCGCGGGAGCTGCACTTGAACGTGCCTCAGGTGCCCACGACTGACTACGTGAACACGATCGCCTCCGAGAACGAGCCGAGCTTCCCCGGCGACGAAGACCTCGAGCGCCAGTACCGCTCATGGATTCGCTGGAACGCAGCGATGACCGTACACCGCGCGCAGCGCCCCGGCGTCGGCGTCGGCGGGCACCTCTCGAGCTACGCCTCAGCTGCCTCGCTGTACGAGGTCGGATTCAACCACTTCTTCCGCGGGCAGGATCACCCCGGCGGCGGCGACCAGATTTTCTTCCAGGGCCACGCCTCCCCCGGCATCTACGCTCGCGCCTTCCTCGAAGGACGCCTGAGCGCCGACCAGCTTGACGGCTTCCGTCAGGAAAAGTCCCACGCGACCGGCGGCCTGCCGAGCTACCCGCACCCTCGTCTGCTCCCCAGCTTCTGGCAGTTCCCGACGGTGTCGATGGGCCTCGGTCCGATCAACGCGATCTACCAGGCCCAGCTCAACAAGTACGTCACCAACCGCGGCATCAAGGACGCCTCAGACCAGCACGTCTGGGCGTTCCTGGGCGACGGCGAGATGGACGAGGTTGAGAGCCGCGGCCAGCTCCAGGTTGCGGCGAACGAGGGCCTCGACAACCTCACCTTCGTGGTGAACTGCAACTTGCAGCGGCTCGACGGCCCGGTCCGCGGCAACGGCAAGATCATCCAGGAGCTCGAGAGCTACTTCCGCGGCGCCGGCTGGAATGTCATCAAGGTGGTCTGGGGCCGCGAATGGGACGACCTGCTCAACCGCGATAGCTCGGGTGCGCTGCTCAACCTCATGAATGTCACCCCCGACGGTGACTACCAGACGTACAAGTCCGAGAACGGGGCCTACGTCCGCGAGCACTTCTTCGGACGCGACGAGCGCGCGCTCGCCCTCGTCGAGGGTTACACCGACGACCAGGTCTGGGGCCTGCGCCGCGGCGGCCACGACTACCGCAAGGTGCACGCCGCCTACCAGCAGGCAATGAACCACAAGGGCCAGCCGACGGTCATCCTTGCGAAGACCATCAAGGGCTACGGCCTCGGCCCGCACTTCGAGGCGCGCAACGCGACGCACCAGATGAAGAAGATGACGCTCGAGGACCTGAAGCTCTTCCGCGACACCATGCACATCCCGATCTCGGACGCGCAGCTTGAGGCCGACCCGTACCTGCCGCCGTACTACAAGCCGGCAGACTCCGATCCCGCGATCCAGTACGTCCACGAGCGCCGGCGGGCACTCGGCGGTTACCTGCCCGAGCGCCGCACCAACTACACCCCGGTGCGCGTGCCCGAGGAGAAGACCTACGCGATCGCGAAGAAGGGTTCCGGCACGCAGGAGGCCGCGACCACGATGATCTTCGTGCGTCTGTTGAAGGACCTCATGCGCGACAAGGAGTTCGGCCCGCGCATCGTGCCGATCATCCCCGACGAGGCCCGCACGTTCGGCATGGACTCCTACTTCCCCACGTCGAAGATCTACAACCCGCACGGCCAGACCTACACGTCGGTCGACCGCGAGCTGCTGCTGGCCTACAAGGAGAGCGCGCAGGGCGTGCTGCTGCACGTCGGCATCAATGAGGCTGGCGCCGCCGCCGCGTTCACCGCGGTCGGCACGTCGTACTCGACGCAGGGCGAGCCGCTCATTCCGATCTACATCTTCTACTCGATGTTTGGCTTCCAGCGCACGGGCGACGCGATTTGGGCAGCAGGCGACCAGATGGCTCGCGGCTTCATGATCGGTGCAACCGCCGGCCGCACGACGCTGACCGGCGAGGGCTTGCAGCACGCTGACGGCCACTCGATGGTGCTTGCCGCCACGAACCCTGCCGTCATCTCGTACGACCCGGCTTACGGGTACGAGATCGGGCACATCATGCGCTCCGGCCTCGACCGCATGTACGGCGGCACTCACCCGGATCCGAACGTCATCTACTACATGTCCGTCTACAACGAGCCCATCGTGCACCCGGCCGAGCCGGCAGACGTCGACGTCGATGGCATCGTTCGTGGTATCCACCGCGTCTCGCAGGGGGCTCCGGGTGCACTGCGCGCCCAGATCCTCGCCTCGGGCGTCGCGGTGCCGTGGGCGCGGGAGGCCGCAGACCTACTGCAACGCGACTGGGGCGTGAGTGCCGATGTCTGGAGCGTCACGAGCTGGTCGGAGTTGCGCCGCGATGGCGTTGCGGCTGAGCAGCACAACTTCCTGCACCCCGAAGCGGCTCCGCGCTCCGCGTACCTGCGGGACAAGCTTGCGGGTGCTGAGGGTCCCTTTGTCGCGGTGAGCGACTGGGCGACTCAGGTTCCCGACCAGATCCGCGAGTTTGTGCCCGGCGACTTCGCTGTTCTCGGCGCCGACGGCTTCGGCTTCTCCGACACGCGCGCCGCCGCACGCCGCCACTTCGCGATTGATCGCGAGTCCGTCGTCGTCCGCGTGCTGCAGAGCCTCGCCGCTCAGGGCAAGATCGACGCAGGCGTTCCGCGCCAGGCGGCGGCGCAATACCGCCTGCTCGATGTGAATGCTGGCACGACCGGGGGTGCGGGCGGCGAGGCCTAG
- a CDS encoding ACP S-malonyltransferase, producing the protein MIVIACPGQGSQTPGFLAEWLEDPTAREFLGEVSERIGLDLVAHGTLSDADTIKDTAVAQPLIVAASLLAWRALGARADLSGVGVAGHSVGEFAAAAAAGVLTETDALALVRTRGLAMAEAAAQTQTGMAAVVGGVEADVLAAIESAGLTAANRNGGGQIVAAGSVAGLAALAEAAPRGARVIPLSVAGAFHTEYMAGAIPALADAAAAITPDDPTLALWTNSDGSRVASGSRFLELLVSQVSSPVRWDACMESFQAAGITGLIELTPAGALTGIAKRALRGVPTVAIKTPSDLDAAVELLSIPA; encoded by the coding sequence GTGATTGTCATCGCTTGCCCAGGACAGGGCTCTCAGACTCCGGGGTTCCTTGCCGAGTGGCTTGAAGACCCGACCGCGCGCGAGTTCCTGGGAGAGGTGTCCGAGCGCATTGGCCTTGATCTCGTCGCCCATGGCACGCTCAGCGACGCCGACACCATCAAAGACACGGCGGTCGCCCAGCCACTCATCGTCGCCGCGAGCCTCCTGGCCTGGCGTGCGCTCGGCGCGCGCGCCGACCTCAGCGGCGTCGGCGTTGCCGGCCACTCAGTCGGCGAATTTGCGGCCGCTGCTGCCGCCGGCGTGCTGACCGAGACTGATGCACTTGCGCTCGTGCGCACCCGTGGCCTCGCGATGGCCGAGGCCGCCGCTCAGACTCAGACCGGCATGGCGGCCGTCGTCGGCGGAGTCGAAGCAGACGTCCTCGCGGCGATCGAGTCCGCCGGGCTCACCGCCGCGAACCGCAACGGCGGCGGGCAGATCGTGGCAGCGGGCTCCGTTGCCGGCCTCGCGGCCCTCGCAGAGGCGGCACCTCGCGGCGCCCGCGTCATCCCGCTCTCGGTGGCCGGTGCGTTCCACACGGAATACATGGCAGGCGCCATTCCCGCCCTCGCAGATGCCGCAGCCGCAATCACCCCGGACGACCCGACGCTGGCGCTGTGGACCAACTCGGACGGCAGCCGCGTCGCGAGCGGCTCTCGATTCCTCGAGCTCTTGGTCTCGCAGGTGTCAAGCCCCGTCCGCTGGGATGCCTGCATGGAGTCATTCCAGGCCGCCGGCATCACCGGACTCATCGAGCTCACCCCCGCCGGAGCACTGACGGGTATCGCCAAGCGTGCCCTTCGCGGCGTCCCGACGGTCGCCATCAAGACCCCGTCCGATCTCGATGCGGCTGTAGAGCTGCTCTCGATTCCCGCCTAG
- a CDS encoding LPXTG cell wall anchor domain-containing protein, whose amino-acid sequence MFGTTSTLAATGSDSLVLYFVIGGILLAAGLGLIVLRALRKRPTSTKPDSADSAGDDDLQS is encoded by the coding sequence ATGTTTGGCACGACTTCGACTCTCGCGGCCACCGGCAGCGACAGCCTCGTTCTGTACTTCGTCATCGGAGGGATCCTCCTCGCCGCAGGCCTTGGCCTCATTGTCCTTCGTGCGTTGCGAAAGCGGCCCACCTCGACCAAGCCTGACAGCGCTGACTCCGCAGGCGACGACGACCTCCAGTCGTAG
- a CDS encoding DEAD/DEAH box helicase, producing the protein MGPIEHAPGTSAAEQLSPAYPERAAWGTAGRLRAWQAEAIGQYFETEPRDFLASATPGAGKTTFALRLAAELRGRGSVEQVIVVAPTEHLKKQWAEAAFRAGIRLNPSYSNADGLAYGRHYHGIVVTYAQVSMKPVLHKLLTEQSSTLVILDEVHHGGDALSWGDAIREAYGGARRRLSLTGTPFRSDDAEIPFVRYAPQPDGTRVSLTDYGYGYGRALADGIVRPVVFMVYAGKMRWQTSTGEEMEARLGEGNTKDITSQAWRTALDPAGDWIAKVLRAANRRLSEVREHIPDAGGLVIATDHASARSYASQLSEITGESVALILSDDSTASDQIESFSAGTSRWMVAVRMVSEGVDVPRLAVGVYATSSSTPLFFAQAIGRFVRSRRRGEVATVFIPNVPALMQLAQELEKERDHVLEMPGSAEDMWDAEAALLAEANREDRASEEMEGEGFVYQALGSDAHFDRAVFDGTEFGGYAEVESEEELEFLGFPGLLEPTEVRALLIQRQSRQAKRSAQSQGILEHAPEKAEAPGALFRTLGEQRKLLSSLVGMYAKVSGEPHPMIHTELRRSCGGPPVAQASVTQLQDRIDVLRRRLRS; encoded by the coding sequence ATGGGCCCGATTGAGCATGCGCCGGGCACGAGTGCCGCTGAGCAACTCTCGCCCGCGTACCCCGAGCGAGCCGCCTGGGGTACTGCCGGTAGGCTGCGCGCCTGGCAGGCGGAGGCCATCGGCCAGTACTTCGAGACCGAGCCGCGCGACTTCCTCGCCTCGGCTACCCCGGGTGCCGGCAAGACCACATTCGCGTTGCGTCTTGCCGCTGAGTTGCGCGGTCGAGGATCCGTCGAGCAGGTCATCGTGGTGGCCCCCACCGAGCACTTGAAGAAGCAGTGGGCAGAGGCGGCTTTCCGCGCCGGGATCAGGTTGAACCCGTCCTACTCGAACGCTGATGGGCTTGCGTACGGGCGGCACTATCACGGCATCGTCGTGACCTATGCGCAGGTGTCCATGAAGCCCGTGCTCCACAAACTTTTGACCGAGCAGTCCTCGACGCTGGTCATTCTTGACGAGGTCCACCACGGCGGGGACGCCTTGAGCTGGGGCGACGCCATACGCGAAGCGTATGGCGGGGCACGTCGTCGGCTCTCGCTGACGGGTACGCCGTTTCGCTCGGACGACGCAGAGATCCCGTTCGTGCGGTACGCGCCCCAGCCAGACGGCACGCGCGTGTCGTTGACCGACTATGGCTACGGCTACGGCCGCGCCCTGGCCGACGGCATCGTTCGACCCGTCGTCTTCATGGTCTATGCGGGCAAGATGCGTTGGCAGACGTCCACGGGCGAAGAAATGGAAGCCCGCCTCGGCGAGGGCAACACCAAGGACATCACCTCGCAGGCGTGGCGCACCGCACTGGATCCCGCTGGCGACTGGATCGCGAAGGTATTGCGTGCCGCGAATCGCCGGTTGAGTGAAGTACGCGAGCACATCCCCGACGCTGGCGGCCTGGTCATCGCGACTGATCACGCCTCGGCCCGTTCCTACGCTTCACAGCTGAGCGAGATCACGGGGGAGTCGGTCGCGCTGATCCTGTCGGACGACTCGACCGCGAGCGATCAGATCGAGTCTTTCTCGGCGGGGACGTCGCGCTGGATGGTCGCCGTGCGCATGGTGTCGGAAGGCGTAGACGTGCCGCGCCTCGCGGTAGGCGTGTATGCGACGAGCTCGTCGACTCCACTGTTCTTCGCTCAGGCGATCGGCCGCTTCGTGCGCAGCAGGCGCCGCGGCGAGGTCGCGACCGTGTTCATCCCGAACGTGCCCGCCCTGATGCAACTGGCGCAGGAACTCGAAAAGGAACGCGATCACGTCCTCGAGATGCCGGGGAGCGCGGAGGACATGTGGGACGCCGAGGCGGCCTTGCTGGCCGAAGCGAATCGCGAGGACCGGGCGTCGGAGGAGATGGAGGGCGAGGGATTCGTCTACCAAGCCCTCGGCTCTGACGCGCACTTCGACCGCGCGGTCTTCGACGGCACCGAGTTTGGCGGGTACGCGGAAGTCGAAAGTGAAGAGGAGCTCGAGTTCCTGGGTTTCCCCGGCCTCCTTGAGCCGACCGAGGTGCGCGCCCTGCTCATCCAGCGCCAGTCGCGGCAGGCAAAGCGCAGCGCCCAGAGCCAGGGCATCCTTGAGCACGCCCCTGAGAAGGCAGAAGCGCCCGGCGCACTGTTCCGTACCCTCGGTGAGCAGCGCAAACTGCTGAGCAGTCTGGTGGGGATGTACGCGAAGGTATCGGGCGAGCCGCACCCCATGATCCACACTGAGCTGCGACGCAGCTGCGGGGGACCGCCGGTCGCGCAGGCGAGCGTCACGCAATTGCAGGATCGAATCGACGTGTTGCGGCGGCGCCTGCGGTCGTAG
- a CDS encoding CdaR family transcriptional regulator, whose product MARTKQQELAWLRTITGELATLTITRLEETLPWYGEMPPGRRSAVGLVAQTGISSFMSWYEDPSSTPWIASDVFGSAPRELLRSISLQETLQLIRVVVSVVEDRVARESEPLREAIMHYSRDVAFAAADVYARAAEARGLWDARLEALVVDSILTGESDDELPSRIAALGWHGQGEATVLVGTADRSVDVDQIRRIARHASADVLIGLQGARLVLVIGRADPEPREPGTATVETPDFIELAARLSDSFTDGPLVLGPTVPTLVEASRSARAALAGVAVARSWRNAPRPVHADDLLPERALAGDGLARRTLIEQIYTPLVEHSPELLETLWCYLDNGRSLEGTARELFVHPNTVRYRLKKVSEIIGWNATGAREALILQAALIVGSIASNGPRRTPQPKK is encoded by the coding sequence ATGGCGCGTACGAAACAGCAGGAGCTCGCGTGGCTCCGCACGATCACCGGCGAACTCGCCACCCTGACGATCACGCGGCTTGAGGAGACGCTCCCCTGGTACGGGGAGATGCCTCCCGGCCGCCGATCGGCGGTGGGGCTGGTCGCACAGACCGGCATCAGCTCGTTCATGAGCTGGTACGAGGACCCTTCCAGCACGCCGTGGATCGCCTCGGACGTGTTCGGCTCGGCCCCGCGCGAGCTGCTGCGCTCGATCAGCCTGCAGGAGACCCTGCAGCTGATTCGCGTGGTCGTGAGCGTTGTTGAAGATCGGGTGGCCCGCGAAAGCGAGCCGCTGCGCGAAGCGATCATGCACTACTCACGCGATGTCGCCTTCGCGGCCGCGGACGTCTACGCCCGCGCCGCCGAGGCGCGCGGACTCTGGGACGCGCGCCTCGAGGCGCTCGTGGTCGACTCCATCTTGACCGGCGAGTCCGACGACGAGCTGCCCAGCAGGATCGCGGCACTCGGCTGGCACGGCCAGGGCGAGGCGACGGTGCTCGTCGGCACCGCCGATCGCAGCGTCGACGTCGACCAGATCCGCCGCATCGCGCGTCACGCCTCGGCTGACGTGCTCATCGGGCTGCAGGGGGCCAGGCTCGTGCTCGTGATCGGCCGGGCGGATCCTGAACCGCGCGAACCGGGTACCGCCACCGTGGAAACTCCGGACTTCATCGAGCTCGCCGCTCGACTCAGCGATTCGTTCACCGACGGGCCCCTCGTACTGGGCCCGACAGTCCCCACCCTGGTCGAGGCCTCGCGCAGCGCCCGGGCGGCGCTTGCCGGTGTCGCCGTCGCTCGTTCCTGGCGGAACGCCCCGCGCCCGGTGCATGCCGATGACCTGCTTCCCGAGCGCGCGCTTGCCGGCGATGGCCTGGCCCGACGCACGCTCATCGAGCAGATCTACACCCCGCTCGTCGAGCACTCCCCCGAACTCCTTGAGACCCTGTGGTGCTATCTCGACAACGGCCGCTCCCTCGAGGGCACCGCTCGCGAACTCTTCGTCCACCCGAACACGGTCCGCTATCGCCTCAAGAAGGTCTCCGAGATCATCGGCTGGAATGCGACCGGAGCCCGTGAGGCGCTGATCCTGCAGGCTGCGCTCATCGTGGGCTCCATCGCGAGCAATGGGCCCAGACGCACCCCTCAGCCGAAGAAATAG
- a CDS encoding peroxiredoxin encodes MSIAVGEIAPDFTLTTHLGEEIVLSELVADKPVVLVFFPLAFSGICTTELCELRDNLALFEGESVQVVGISVDSSFTQRAWAEAEGYDFPILSDFWPHGAVAQKFGVFIEEAGIAKRGTFLIDQDRVVRAAFVKEPGEARDFAAYTEALSLVTA; translated from the coding sequence GTGTCGATTGCCGTCGGAGAAATCGCCCCCGATTTCACGCTTACCACCCACCTCGGCGAGGAAATCGTGCTGTCTGAGCTCGTCGCAGACAAGCCCGTCGTCCTCGTGTTCTTCCCGCTTGCGTTCTCCGGGATCTGCACGACCGAGCTCTGTGAGCTCCGCGACAACCTCGCGCTGTTCGAGGGAGAGAGCGTGCAGGTCGTCGGAATCTCTGTTGATTCCTCGTTCACGCAGCGCGCGTGGGCCGAGGCAGAGGGTTACGATTTCCCGATTCTTTCGGACTTCTGGCCCCACGGCGCCGTGGCACAGAAGTTCGGGGTATTCATTGAAGAGGCTGGAATCGCCAAGCGCGGAACCTTCCTCATCGACCAGGACCGAGTGGTGCGTGCGGCATTCGTCAAGGAGCCGGGCGAAGCACGCGACTTCGCAGCCTACACCGAGGCGCTCAGCCTGGTGACGGCCTAG
- a CDS encoding SGNH/GDSL hydrolase family protein — protein sequence MTNNTAGAEPAPENISLPWSRFVAIGDSFTEGVGDPEPESPGGLRGWADRFAEVLGGFDPDLAYANLAVRGKLIRQIAEEQVENALDLRPDLISICAGGNDVIRPGSDPDEVAAELDRVVARLRQGGATVLLFTSTDIGFSSVFRPIRGKVAIYNENVRKVALRHDCIVVDLWAVEELQDSRYWADDRLHYNALGHHTVARAALSALNVPNDLVPHDPLPLPAHNWRQARREDLVWAREHLVPWVIRRIKHVSSGDNVQAKRPEAAVMAPRHGDDD from the coding sequence GTGACGAACAACACTGCAGGCGCGGAACCTGCGCCCGAAAATATTTCGCTACCCTGGTCGCGATTCGTCGCCATCGGCGATTCGTTTACCGAGGGCGTCGGTGATCCTGAGCCGGAAAGTCCCGGTGGCCTGCGCGGCTGGGCCGATCGCTTCGCTGAGGTGCTCGGCGGCTTCGATCCTGACCTCGCCTACGCGAATCTCGCTGTCCGAGGGAAGCTCATCCGCCAGATCGCCGAGGAGCAGGTGGAGAACGCGCTGGATCTGCGCCCCGACCTCATCAGCATCTGCGCCGGCGGCAACGACGTTATTCGCCCGGGATCAGACCCCGACGAGGTTGCTGCTGAGCTCGATCGCGTGGTCGCTCGGCTGCGCCAGGGCGGCGCAACCGTCCTCCTCTTCACCTCGACCGACATCGGGTTCTCGTCTGTGTTCCGCCCCATCCGCGGCAAGGTTGCGATCTACAACGAGAACGTCCGCAAGGTGGCTCTCCGCCACGACTGCATCGTGGTTGACCTCTGGGCCGTCGAAGAGCTGCAGGACAGCCGGTACTGGGCCGATGACCGGCTGCACTACAACGCGCTGGGACACCACACGGTGGCTCGCGCGGCCCTCAGCGCCCTCAACGTTCCCAACGATCTCGTGCCCCACGACCCGCTGCCACTTCCGGCGCACAACTGGCGTCAGGCGCGTCGCGAAGATCTGGTGTGGGCGCGTGAGCACCTCGTGCCATGGGTCATCCGCCGCATCAAGCACGTCTCGTCAGGTGACAACGTGCAGGCGAAGCGACCCGAAGCTGCCGTGATGGCGCCCCGCCACGGAGACGACGACTAG
- a CDS encoding dihydrofolate reductase family protein, producing the protein MGRICIDLFTTLDGVAQAPGGPEEDEENEFTFGGWQAPLIDEAVGEQVLSGMSGMDALLLGRKTYDIFAGYWPEQRGEIADLFNRIPKYVATRQNIPLPWADSVPLGSNIAAAVQDLRRQHERIHVIGSLNFVQTLLADQLFDQLTLWVHPILLGPGKRVFADGAVPTNLQLLEPAVTSPRGVVRLRYELVGGVPATGDMSAQ; encoded by the coding sequence ATGGGACGCATCTGTATCGACCTCTTCACGACCCTGGACGGCGTCGCGCAGGCCCCTGGTGGCCCCGAGGAGGACGAGGAGAACGAATTCACCTTCGGGGGCTGGCAGGCGCCACTGATCGACGAGGCCGTCGGCGAGCAGGTGCTTTCGGGCATGAGCGGCATGGACGCACTCCTCCTGGGCAGAAAGACCTACGACATTTTCGCGGGCTACTGGCCGGAGCAGCGGGGCGAGATTGCCGACCTGTTCAATCGCATTCCCAAGTATGTGGCGACGCGCCAGAACATCCCCCTCCCGTGGGCTGACAGCGTTCCGCTCGGAAGCAACATCGCCGCCGCCGTGCAGGATCTCCGCCGCCAGCACGAACGAATCCATGTGATCGGCAGCCTGAACTTCGTCCAGACGCTGCTGGCGGATCAGCTCTTCGACCAGCTCACCCTCTGGGTACACCCGATCCTGCTGGGCCCCGGGAAACGAGTATTTGCCGACGGAGCGGTTCCTACAAACCTGCAACTGCTCGAACCCGCGGTGACCTCGCCGCGCGGAGTCGTCAGATTGCGCTACGAACTCGTGGGCGGTGTCCCCGCGACCGGAGACATGTCCGCCCAATAG
- the gluQRS gene encoding tRNA glutamyl-Q(34) synthetase GluQRS — protein MNEHVGAGRYAPSPSGRLHVGNLRTALVAWLCARSTGRAFLVRVEDLDRARDAGAASEQLAELAAIGIDWDGEVVLQSERGAAHADAIRRLASAGLVYECTCSRADILAAPTAPHAPPGAYPGTCRDRTAEERSRARTAIAPRLPALRLKVPEGTVAPTFTDRILGEVPGVVDDFVLRRGDGTIAYNLAVVVDDAEMGVDQVVRGDDLASSTSRQILLQRLLGLPEPEYAHVPLVLGANGARLAKRDGAVTLEDLAADGVAAVDVRRWMAESLGLAAPGQSIEMASLLERFDVSSLTAEPVYWADMSPVAGTPPTSS, from the coding sequence ATGAACGAACACGTCGGTGCGGGAAGATACGCGCCGAGCCCCTCGGGACGACTCCACGTCGGCAATCTGCGGACGGCCTTGGTCGCGTGGCTGTGCGCCCGTTCGACCGGCCGGGCGTTCCTCGTGCGGGTTGAAGACCTTGATCGGGCGCGTGACGCCGGCGCCGCGAGCGAGCAGCTTGCCGAGCTCGCGGCGATCGGCATCGACTGGGACGGCGAAGTGGTGCTGCAATCCGAACGTGGTGCGGCTCACGCCGACGCGATTCGGCGCCTGGCATCAGCTGGGCTGGTGTACGAATGCACGTGCTCGCGCGCCGACATCCTGGCAGCGCCCACGGCGCCGCACGCGCCTCCCGGCGCCTACCCGGGAACCTGCCGCGATCGCACGGCGGAGGAGCGTTCTCGTGCGCGCACCGCGATCGCGCCGCGCCTACCCGCGTTGCGCCTGAAAGTGCCCGAGGGCACCGTCGCCCCGACCTTCACCGACCGCATCCTGGGGGAGGTACCGGGCGTGGTCGATGACTTCGTGCTGCGACGAGGCGACGGAACGATCGCCTATAACCTCGCCGTCGTGGTGGACGATGCCGAAATGGGGGTCGACCAGGTTGTGCGCGGCGACGACCTCGCGTCGTCTACCTCGCGCCAGATCCTGCTGCAGCGTCTGCTGGGGCTGCCCGAGCCGGAGTATGCCCATGTCCCGCTCGTGTTGGGCGCGAATGGGGCGCGGCTCGCGAAGCGTGACGGGGCGGTCACGCTGGAGGACCTCGCGGCCGACGGGGTCGCAGCGGTCGACGTCCGCAGATGGATGGCCGAATCACTCGGCCTTGCAGCGCCGGGGCAATCGATCGAGATGGCATCCCTGCTCGAACGCTTTGACGTGAGCAGCCTCACCGCCGAACCGGTCTATTGGGCGGACATGTCTCCGGTCGCGGGGACACCGCCCACGAGTTCGTAG